From the Nocardiopsis changdeensis genome, one window contains:
- a CDS encoding threonine ammonia-lyase — MELVSADDIRAAAARLQGSVVRTPLTAGPAQGPPFLVKPESLQPTGAFKLRGATNAVALLTPAQRARGVITHSSGNHGQALAYAAARLGVPCTVVVPDNAPEVKVERMRDRGARVVLVPPERRAEVAEETARAELLALVPPFDDPAVIAGQGTVGLEILEQSPEVTTIVVPVGGGGLASGVATAARTVHPRRIRVVGVEPELAADAAESLERGLRVPWEPARTHRTMADGVRVCLSDLTFEHLRRRLDAIVTVTEDEIARAVAHLALGARVVAEPSGALAAAAVLAGRVAVEPGRPEATVAVVSGGNVDPDLFARIIAEHR, encoded by the coding sequence ATGGAACTGGTCTCAGCAGACGACATCCGCGCCGCGGCCGCCCGCCTCCAGGGCTCGGTCGTGCGCACCCCCCTGACCGCCGGACCCGCCCAGGGGCCGCCGTTCCTCGTCAAACCCGAGAGCCTCCAGCCCACCGGGGCCTTCAAGCTGCGCGGCGCCACCAACGCCGTCGCCCTGCTCACCCCCGCCCAGCGCGCCCGCGGCGTCATCACCCACTCCTCCGGCAACCACGGCCAGGCCCTGGCCTACGCCGCCGCCCGGCTGGGCGTCCCCTGCACGGTGGTCGTCCCCGACAACGCTCCCGAGGTCAAGGTGGAGCGGATGCGGGACCGCGGGGCCCGGGTGGTCCTCGTCCCACCGGAGCGGCGGGCCGAGGTCGCCGAGGAGACGGCGCGCGCCGAGCTGCTGGCGCTGGTCCCGCCGTTCGACGACCCGGCCGTCATCGCCGGCCAGGGCACGGTGGGCCTGGAGATCCTGGAGCAGTCGCCGGAGGTGACCACGATCGTCGTCCCGGTCGGCGGGGGCGGGCTGGCCTCGGGGGTGGCCACGGCGGCGCGGACCGTCCACCCGCGCCGGATACGGGTCGTCGGGGTCGAGCCCGAGCTGGCCGCCGACGCCGCCGAGAGCCTGGAGCGGGGCCTGCGGGTCCCCTGGGAGCCCGCGCGCACCCACCGCACCATGGCCGACGGGGTGCGGGTGTGCCTGTCCGACCTCACCTTCGAGCACCTGCGCCGGCGGCTGGACGCGATCGTCACCGTCACCGAGGACGAGATCGCCCGCGCGGTCGCGCACCTGGCCCTGGGGGCGCGGGTGGTGGCCGAGCCCAGCGGGGCGCTGGCCGCGGCGGCGGTCCTGGCCGGCCGGGTGGCCGTGGAGCCGGGCAGACCGGAGGCCACGGTCGCGGTGGTCTCCGGCGGCAACGTCGACCCGGACCTGTTCGCCCGGATCATCGCCGAGCACCGCTGA
- a CDS encoding histidine kinase, producing the protein MTDPDSFGTALWTLLLITGIALAFGAAALGDMALRRREDREERARREAADRQRSGTAAP; encoded by the coding sequence TTGACCGACCCCGACTCCTTCGGCACCGCCCTGTGGACCCTGCTGCTGATCACCGGGATCGCCCTGGCCTTCGGCGCGGCCGCCCTCGGTGACATGGCGCTGCGCCGCCGCGAGGACCGCGAGGAGCGGGCCCGCCGCGAGGCCGCCGACCGGCAGCGCTCCGGCACCGCGGCCCCCTGA
- the purB gene encoding adenylosuccinate lyase, with the protein MSAKPVIPDVLAARYASAELTRLWSPEYKVVAERRLWLAVLRAQARLGVDVPDGVVADYEKVLEQVDLESIAARERVTRHDVKARIEEFNALAGHEHVHKGMTSRDLTENVEQLQIRDSLLLVRDRTVALLARLGRLSAEYGTTVMAGRSHNVAAQATTLGKRFASIADEVLVALGRLEDLIGRYPLRGIKGPVGTAQDMLDLLGGDRAALAQLEDEVAAHLGFAHRFTSVGQVYPRSLDFDVLTALVQLAAGPSSLAKTIRLMAGHELVTEGFAEGQVGSSAMPHKMNTRSCERVNGLTVVLRGYASMAGELAGDQWNEGDVSCSVVRRVALPDAFFAFDGLVETMLTVLDEFGAFPAVISAELDRYLPFLATTKMLMAAVREGVGRETAHELIKEHAVGSALAMRREGTGNRLLERLGGDERFPLDRAALDALLADRITFTGAAADQVGAVVERIDALAALHPEAAAYTPGSIL; encoded by the coding sequence GTGAGCGCGAAACCCGTTATCCCCGATGTCCTGGCCGCCCGGTACGCCTCGGCCGAGCTGACCCGGCTGTGGTCCCCGGAGTACAAGGTGGTCGCCGAGCGGCGGCTGTGGCTGGCCGTCCTGCGGGCGCAGGCGCGCCTGGGCGTGGACGTCCCCGACGGCGTGGTGGCCGACTACGAGAAGGTCCTGGAGCAGGTGGACCTGGAGTCCATCGCCGCCCGTGAGCGGGTCACCCGCCACGACGTCAAGGCGCGGATCGAGGAGTTCAACGCCCTGGCCGGGCACGAGCACGTGCACAAGGGCATGACCTCGCGCGACCTCACCGAGAACGTCGAGCAGCTGCAGATCCGCGACAGCCTGCTGCTCGTGCGCGACCGCACGGTGGCGCTGCTGGCGCGCCTGGGCCGCCTGTCCGCCGAGTACGGGACGACGGTGATGGCCGGGCGGTCGCACAACGTGGCGGCGCAGGCCACCACGCTGGGCAAGCGGTTCGCGTCGATCGCCGACGAGGTGCTCGTGGCGCTCGGGCGGCTGGAGGACCTGATCGGCCGCTACCCGCTGCGCGGCATCAAGGGCCCGGTGGGCACCGCCCAGGACATGCTGGACCTGCTGGGCGGGGACCGGGCCGCGCTGGCGCAGCTGGAGGACGAGGTGGCCGCCCACCTGGGGTTCGCCCACCGGTTCACGAGCGTGGGCCAGGTGTACCCGCGGTCGCTGGACTTCGACGTGCTGACGGCGCTGGTGCAGCTGGCGGCGGGCCCGTCGTCGCTGGCCAAGACGATCCGGCTGATGGCCGGGCACGAGCTGGTCACCGAGGGCTTCGCCGAGGGCCAGGTGGGCTCCTCCGCGATGCCGCACAAGATGAACACGCGCTCCTGCGAGCGGGTCAACGGCCTGACGGTGGTCCTGCGCGGGTACGCGTCGATGGCCGGCGAGCTGGCCGGCGACCAGTGGAACGAGGGCGACGTGTCGTGCTCGGTGGTGCGCCGGGTGGCGCTGCCGGACGCGTTCTTCGCCTTCGACGGCCTGGTCGAGACGATGCTGACGGTGCTGGACGAGTTCGGCGCCTTCCCCGCGGTGATCTCGGCGGAGCTGGACCGGTACCTGCCGTTCCTGGCGACCACCAAGATGCTGATGGCCGCGGTGCGCGAGGGCGTGGGCCGGGAGACGGCGCACGAGCTGATCAAGGAGCACGCCGTGGGCTCGGCGCTGGCGATGCGCCGTGAGGGCACGGGCAACCGGCTGCTGGAGCGGTTGGGCGGGGACGAGCGGTTCCCGCTGGACCGGGCGGCCCTGGACGCGCTGCTCGCGGACCGGATCACGTTCACGGGCGCGGCGGCCGACCAGGTCGGCGCCGTGGTGGAGCGGATCGACGCGCTCGCGGCGCTGCACCCGGAGGCCGCGGCGTACACGCCGGGGTCCATCCTCTAG
- a CDS encoding sensor histidine kinase: MTTGTVRQRTPGAPADLLRAMARPGFPVSRWSLRAITYTATTMVIGIAAMAVAFPLYGPWLVVVIALFDAPPGPGDRAFLLVSGTLSGLATVAFFGPLVGIPLGAVERRRLRLVSPGLADSGHRVPPPGLWGWIKTRYTEAATWREVAYLFLLMVIAFSLFTVMGMLLIFAVVLLAGPVLVGDAPGSEVSLGFVTATTVEEALPLTLLSPVALLAAVYLSGVTSYGHGVLARALLVGPPKEELRAELTEVTHSRARLVDAFEYERRRIERDLHDGAQQRLVALNMDLGMARLDVEEGSEADRRLAAAQRKADELITELRELVRGIHPRVLTDRGLPAALAELADHSPVPVTVQAELPRRLPSHVEGTAYFVVAEALTNVYKHTEANAATVHASLVPAAHGDALVVEVTDYGPGGADPARGSGLTGMRDRVAVMGGTMDLTSPQGGPTRIRVELPCTIDRTDPR; this comes from the coding sequence ATGACCACAGGCACCGTACGGCAGCGCACCCCGGGCGCACCCGCCGACCTCCTCCGGGCGATGGCCCGACCGGGCTTCCCCGTCTCCCGATGGTCGCTGAGGGCGATCACCTACACCGCCACCACCATGGTGATCGGGATCGCCGCCATGGCCGTCGCCTTCCCCTTGTACGGGCCCTGGCTGGTCGTGGTCATCGCCCTGTTCGACGCGCCCCCGGGCCCCGGGGACCGGGCGTTCCTGCTGGTCTCGGGGACCCTGAGCGGCCTGGCCACGGTCGCGTTCTTCGGGCCGCTGGTCGGGATCCCGCTGGGGGCGGTGGAGCGCCGCCGACTGCGCCTGGTCTCGCCCGGCCTCGCCGACAGCGGCCACCGCGTCCCCCCGCCCGGGCTGTGGGGCTGGATCAAGACCCGCTACACCGAGGCCGCCACCTGGCGCGAGGTCGCCTACCTCTTCCTGCTCATGGTCATCGCCTTCTCGCTCTTCACGGTGATGGGCATGCTGCTGATCTTCGCCGTCGTCCTGCTGGCGGGACCGGTCCTGGTCGGGGACGCCCCCGGCTCCGAGGTGAGCCTGGGCTTCGTCACCGCCACCACCGTCGAGGAGGCGCTGCCGCTGACCCTGCTCTCCCCGGTCGCCCTCCTGGCCGCCGTCTACCTGAGCGGCGTCACCTCCTACGGCCACGGGGTCCTGGCCCGCGCCCTGCTGGTCGGCCCGCCCAAGGAGGAGCTGCGCGCCGAGCTCACCGAGGTCACCCACTCCCGGGCCCGCCTCGTCGACGCCTTCGAGTACGAGCGCCGCCGCATCGAACGCGACCTGCACGACGGGGCGCAGCAGCGCCTGGTGGCCCTGAACATGGACCTGGGCATGGCCCGGCTGGACGTCGAGGAGGGCTCGGAGGCCGACCGCCGCCTGGCCGCCGCCCAGCGCAAGGCCGACGAGCTCATCACCGAGCTGCGCGAACTCGTCCGCGGCATCCACCCGCGCGTCCTCACCGACCGCGGCCTGCCCGCCGCCCTGGCCGAACTCGCCGACCACTCGCCCGTCCCGGTCACCGTCCAGGCGGAGCTGCCCCGCCGACTCCCCTCCCACGTGGAGGGCACCGCCTACTTCGTGGTCGCCGAGGCGCTCACCAACGTCTACAAGCACACCGAGGCCAACGCCGCCACCGTGCACGCCTCCCTGGTCCCCGCCGCCCACGGCGACGCCCTGGTGGTGGAGGTCACCGACTACGGGCCCGGCGGCGCCGACCCGGCGCGCGGCAGCGGCCTGACCGGGATGCGCGACCGGGTCGCGGTCATGGGCGGCACAATGGACCTGACCAGCCCCCAGGGGGGTCCGACCCGCATCCGAGTGGAGCTGCCGTGCACGATCGACCGGACGGATCCGAGGTGA
- a CDS encoding response regulator has translation MHDRPDGSEVTPVPTVLAEDGVLLREGLVGVLERFGFPVVAAVGDGDALLRAVDEHRPGLVVTDIRMPPDFTDEGLRAAVELRRRHSDLAVVALSQYVELSYASDLLDSGAGRGVGYLLKQRVGDVREFATVLRRVVEGATFVDPEVVRQLLRRRSDPLERLTPREREVLALMAEGHSNGAIARRLVVSDAAVGKHVGNILAKLDLPPDEDVHRRVQAVLAYLRGN, from the coding sequence GTGCACGATCGACCGGACGGATCCGAGGTGACGCCCGTCCCCACCGTGCTCGCCGAGGACGGCGTGCTGCTGCGGGAGGGCCTGGTGGGCGTGCTGGAGCGCTTCGGGTTCCCCGTGGTGGCCGCCGTCGGCGACGGTGACGCCCTGCTCAGGGCCGTGGACGAGCACCGCCCCGGACTGGTCGTCACCGACATCCGCATGCCCCCGGACTTCACCGACGAGGGGCTGCGCGCCGCCGTCGAGCTGCGCCGCCGCCACTCCGATCTGGCGGTGGTGGCGCTCAGCCAGTACGTCGAGCTCAGCTATGCCTCCGACCTGCTCGACTCCGGGGCGGGGCGCGGCGTGGGCTACCTGCTCAAACAGCGGGTGGGCGACGTGCGCGAGTTCGCGACGGTGCTGCGCCGCGTGGTGGAGGGCGCGACCTTCGTCGACCCCGAGGTGGTCCGCCAGCTGCTGCGCCGCCGCTCCGACCCGCTGGAGCGCCTCACCCCGCGCGAGCGCGAGGTGCTGGCGCTGATGGCCGAGGGCCACTCCAACGGGGCGATCGCCCGCCGCCTGGTGGTCAGCGACGCCGCCGTCGGCAAGCACGTCGGCAACATCCTCGCCAAGCTCGACCTGCCGCCCGACGAGGACGTGCACCGCCGCGTCCAGGCCGTGCTGGCCTACCTGCGCGGCAACTGA
- a CDS encoding nuclear transport factor 2 family protein — translation MSTQNDARFDVEAYRRAIEETDADTMIAMFRDDADLEMFDKRTPPGSPAVLHGKEAIEPVVRELCGREMTHEVLTVAVDGDHVAYTERCVYPDGGMVMSNTMLDLSDGAIAHQTTVQAWDEEAHDRIETAGFESPDERQAFDHGHAEIVRLGGHNVTRLTFEPGWRWSEHRREEAGTDLCMLAHSLLVLSGTLRVRMEDGTEAEASTGRLAYIPPGHDAWVVGDETVMAIDWTGND, via the coding sequence ATGTCCACCCAGAACGACGCCCGCTTCGACGTCGAGGCCTACCGCCGCGCCATCGAGGAGACGGACGCCGACACCATGATCGCGATGTTCCGGGACGACGCCGACCTGGAGATGTTCGACAAGCGGACGCCGCCGGGGTCCCCCGCGGTCCTGCACGGCAAGGAGGCCATCGAGCCGGTCGTGCGCGAGCTGTGCGGCCGGGAGATGACGCACGAGGTCCTCACGGTGGCCGTGGACGGGGACCACGTCGCCTACACCGAGCGGTGCGTCTACCCCGACGGCGGCATGGTCATGAGCAACACCATGCTGGACCTGAGCGACGGCGCCATCGCCCACCAGACCACCGTGCAGGCGTGGGACGAGGAGGCGCACGACCGGATCGAGACGGCCGGCTTCGAGTCCCCCGACGAGCGCCAGGCGTTCGACCACGGGCACGCGGAGATCGTGCGGCTGGGCGGGCACAACGTCACCCGCCTCACGTTCGAGCCGGGATGGCGCTGGTCGGAGCACCGGCGCGAGGAGGCGGGCACGGACCTGTGCATGCTCGCCCACAGCCTCCTGGTCCTGTCCGGCACCCTGCGGGTGCGCATGGAGGACGGCACCGAGGCCGAGGCCTCCACCGGCCGGCTCGCGTACATCCCGCCCGGCCACGACGCCTGGGTGGTCGGCGACGAGACCGTCATGGCGATCGACTGGACCGGGAACGACTGA